TGCTTTTTTTATTGTATCTTCATTAACAGCGATACCTTCGGGAATAATAATACAAGATACTTCTGTCAAAAGAGCCACCGCCACTACATTCGAATGTACCTGTACAGTTATCCACGCATTACCCTTTTGAGCGTGCGCCATAACCCAACTCAAGAGATCACATATATAAACACCGCATATAGACCTCTCTATATCAGCAGCTGGAGTTAAATTTTTATAACCTAATTTTAATAGCTCCGATACCTTCATTTCATATCCTCCTCTCTCCCTTTTATAACAGGTGGCAATTTAACTGAAAGATCCAGCACCTTTTTGGCCAGTTCTGAAACTCTTTCCCTTAGCTTAAATATGCAGTCAACCTCATCGGCGTGACCCATCACGATATCTTCCGCCAAGGCTCTACAGTTAGGTGCACCGCATGCTCCACAATCCAATCCTGGTAACTCTCTATATATCCTCTCTATATTCTCCATCTTGCGCAACGCCTCAGAAAAATCGCTGTCGAGCTTCATAACATCTTTTTTTTCTATTTCTTTATCCAATGTAATTTCATCAAAATTTATTAACTCTAATAATTCCTGAGAAATCTGTGTAGGTTTATTAGCCCTTGAAAGCTTTTTTATACGATTTTTTGCTATAAAACAATTCTCCACTGCAAGCGGTCCACCCACACATCCTCCTGTACAAGCTAGTCCTTCAAAAAAATCTATGTCGTCCATTCTTCCCAGTTCAATCTCCTCCAAAGCTTTTATACAGTTTTGTATACCATCTACAAATATACAATTTTCCGCCCCTGTTCCATATGCTTCACCACCAGATATAGCCCATCCTACACCGATATCGCCTGAAAGCCTCTGATAAGAACCGCTAACATGGTCAATAACATCAAGAATTTTAGAATAAATGTCTTGCATGCTAAAAACCCCGTCCACATAACTTTTGGAAATACCCAGTGGATTTTTTACACTCGTAACCTTCGCTGCGCAAGGCGATATAAAAAAAACACCAATATCTTTTTGATTGAGACCAGTTTTTTTAGATGCTAGTTTCTTAGCAATTCTCGCAGCTACTTCCATAGGAGATTCCAGCTTCAAAATGTTATCTAGAAGCGAAGGAAACCTT
This genomic stretch from Caldanaerobius fijiensis DSM 17918 harbors:
- a CDS encoding DRTGG domain-containing protein, with translation MKVSELLKLGYKNLTPAADIERSICGVYICDLLSWVMAHAQKGNAWITVQVHSNVVAVALLTEVSCIIIPEGIAVNEDTIKKADEEKIPILSTNKTAYEVAIDIYRLGDK
- a CDS encoding [Fe-Fe] hydrogenase large subunit C-terminal domain-containing protein, yielding MPYTHSVTLDKSRCRGCTNCIKHCPTEAIRVRDGKAFILQERCIDCGECIRICPYHAKIAVTDSLDMLSNFEYKVALPAPTFYSQFKNHSINKILDALRAIGFDDVFEVAAAAEIVSHYTAEMLKSGRIKKPVISSACPAVVRLIQIRFPSLLDNILKLESPMEVAARIAKKLASKKTGLNQKDIGVFFISPCAAKVTSVKNPLGISKSYVDGVFSMQDIYSKILDVIDHVSGSYQRLSGDIGVGWAISGGEAYGTGAENCIFVDGIQNCIKALEEIELGRMDDIDFFEGLACTGGCVGGPLAVENCFIAKNRIKKLSRANKPTQISQELLELINFDEITLDKEIEKKDVMKLDSDFSEALRKMENIERIYRELPGLDCGACGAPNCRALAEDIVMGHADEVDCIFKLRERVSELAKKVLDLSVKLPPVIKGREEDMK